The proteins below come from a single Hyphomicrobium denitrificans ATCC 51888 genomic window:
- a CDS encoding NAD+ synthase translates to MRIALAQLNATVGDLAGNARRAAEAHAKAAALSADVIVFPELFLNGYPPEDLVLKPAFQDATRAELERLATACAEGPAILMGTIWRKDGKVYNAVALLDRGRIEAITAKAELPNYGVFDEKRVFASGPMPGPLNVRGVRIGVPICEDIWTPEAVETLAETGAEIIISPNGSPFDWHKPDTRMNIAVARVTESGLPLAYLNQVGGQDELVFDGASFVLNGDRSLAVQLPAWREALVVTEWQHTPSGWRCQSGEVAKLSDGSAAAYDACVLGLRDYVDKNAFPGVVLGLSGGIDSALVAAIAVDALGPDRVHAVMLPSKFTSDDSLQDAAECAKALGIRYDKVSIEPAVAGLTWSLKDLFAGTNSDITEENLQSRVRGTILMAISNKFGAMLVTTGNKSEMSVGYATLYGDMNGGFNPIKDLYKTEVYALSRWRNEQRPDGAFGPQGIVIPERILTKAPTAELRANQTDQDSLPPYDALDDILVSLVEKEMPVAAVIARGHTLETVKKVERLLYLAEYKRRQAAPGVKISSRNFGRDRRYPITNRFREDVPSEKPEKTASAEPGTRDGARTHPNVAK, encoded by the coding sequence ATGCGCATTGCCCTTGCTCAACTCAACGCGACCGTTGGAGATCTCGCCGGCAACGCGCGCCGCGCTGCCGAAGCGCACGCCAAAGCCGCTGCGCTCAGCGCCGACGTCATCGTCTTCCCGGAACTTTTTCTGAACGGGTATCCGCCCGAAGACCTCGTTCTGAAGCCGGCATTCCAGGACGCCACCCGCGCCGAGCTCGAGCGCCTCGCCACGGCATGCGCGGAAGGCCCGGCCATTTTGATGGGCACGATCTGGCGCAAGGACGGCAAGGTTTATAATGCCGTCGCGCTGCTCGATCGCGGCCGCATCGAAGCCATCACGGCGAAGGCCGAGCTTCCGAACTACGGCGTATTCGACGAAAAGCGCGTCTTCGCCTCAGGCCCGATGCCGGGGCCGCTCAACGTGCGCGGGGTGCGCATCGGTGTTCCGATCTGCGAGGACATCTGGACGCCGGAAGCCGTCGAGACGCTGGCCGAGACCGGAGCCGAGATCATCATCTCGCCGAACGGCTCACCGTTCGACTGGCATAAGCCCGACACGCGCATGAACATCGCGGTCGCGCGGGTGACGGAAAGCGGCTTGCCGCTCGCGTATTTGAATCAGGTCGGCGGTCAGGACGAACTCGTCTTCGACGGCGCCTCGTTCGTGCTGAATGGCGATCGCAGCCTCGCCGTGCAGCTTCCCGCCTGGCGCGAAGCTCTCGTAGTGACGGAATGGCAGCACACGCCCTCGGGATGGCGGTGTCAGTCTGGCGAAGTGGCGAAACTCTCCGACGGCTCGGCCGCGGCTTACGACGCCTGCGTTCTCGGGCTCCGCGATTACGTCGACAAGAATGCATTCCCCGGTGTTGTGCTCGGATTGTCGGGCGGCATCGATTCCGCGCTCGTTGCGGCGATCGCGGTTGATGCGCTCGGTCCGGATCGCGTTCACGCGGTGATGCTGCCGTCGAAATTCACGTCCGATGACAGCCTGCAGGACGCGGCCGAATGCGCCAAGGCGCTCGGTATCCGCTACGACAAGGTTTCGATAGAGCCTGCCGTCGCCGGTCTGACCTGGAGCCTCAAGGATCTCTTCGCAGGCACGAACTCCGACATCACGGAAGAAAACCTGCAAAGCCGCGTGCGCGGCACGATCCTGATGGCGATCTCGAACAAGTTCGGCGCCATGCTCGTCACGACCGGCAACAAGAGCGAAATGTCCGTCGGCTATGCGACGCTCTACGGCGACATGAACGGCGGCTTCAACCCCATCAAGGATCTCTACAAGACGGAGGTCTATGCGCTGTCTCGCTGGCGCAATGAGCAGCGCCCCGATGGCGCGTTCGGGCCGCAGGGCATCGTCATTCCGGAACGCATCCTGACCAAGGCGCCGACCGCTGAATTGCGCGCCAACCAGACCGACCAGGACTCGCTGCCTCCCTATGATGCTCTCGACGATATTCTCGTCAGCCTCGTCGAAAAGGAAATGCCGGTCGCCGCAGTGATCGCGCGCGGCCACACTCTCGAAACCGTCAAGAAGGTCGAGCGGCTGCTTTATCTCGCCGAATACAAGCGCCGCCAGGCCGCGCCCGGCGTCAAGATTTCCTCGCGCAACTTCGGCCGCGACCGCCGCTATCCGATCACCAACCGGTTCCGGGAGGACGTTCCCTCAGAGAAGCCGGAAAAGACGGCTTCCGCCGAACCCGGGACAAGGGACGGCGCACGGACACATCCAAACGTCGCAAAATAA
- a CDS encoding universal stress protein produces the protein MVHKILCAVDGTSHSDKAVQFAAELANKLGSKLTIASVNVMIGGARSGAMYLKEDRDVQQALDAAAKAAAAGGAKDVATAYLRSREAAAGVVAYAEQEDFDIIITGTGDKHGLSRLVLGSVAADIAGRAHCTVIIAR, from the coding sequence ATGGTCCATAAAATTCTCTGTGCAGTCGATGGCACGTCTCATTCCGATAAGGCCGTCCAGTTTGCGGCAGAGCTCGCAAATAAGCTCGGCTCGAAGCTGACGATCGCTTCGGTCAACGTGATGATCGGCGGAGCCCGCAGCGGCGCGATGTATCTCAAGGAAGATCGCGACGTGCAGCAGGCGCTCGACGCAGCGGCAAAAGCGGCAGCAGCTGGCGGTGCCAAGGACGTAGCCACGGCCTACCTGCGCAGCCGTGAAGCGGCGGCGGGAGTCGTTGCCTATGCCGAGCAAGAGGACTTCGATATCATTATTACCGGAACGGGTGATAAGCACGGGCTGTCGCGTCTCGTTCTCGGCTCTGTCGCTGCGGACATCGCGGGTCGGGCGCATTGTACGGTCATCATCGCGCGTTAA
- a CDS encoding class II 3-deoxy-7-phosphoheptulonate synthase has product MAPATQSEKWSPDSWRAKPVQQVPDYPDAKALQDVEARLATFPPLVFAGEARDLKKQLASIALGNGFLLQGGDCAESFAEHRADNIRDFFRVFLQMAVVLTYAGGEPVTKVGRIAGQFAKPRSSPTEKKNGSELPSYRGDIINGTEFTAAARIPDPARQLEAYRQSAATLNLIRAFATGGYADLERVHQWNMGFVKDSPQGHRYQELADHIAETLQFMRACGITSENTPQLRATNFYTSHEALLLGYEEALTRKDSTSGDWYATSGHMIWIGDRTRQPDHAHIEYCRGIKNPIGLKCGPSLEPDGLLRLIDLLNPKDEPGRLTLICRFGYDKVEAHLPKLIRAVKKAGRTVIWSCDPMHGNTISAVNGYKTRPFDRILKESLSFFEVHRAEGSHAGGIHVEMTGQNVTECTGGATAISEQDLSDRYHTHCDPRLNADQALELAFLVAEQLKKERAADARLEPRTLIA; this is encoded by the coding sequence ATGGCACCTGCCACACAGTCCGAAAAATGGTCACCCGATAGCTGGCGCGCCAAGCCGGTCCAGCAGGTTCCGGATTATCCGGACGCCAAGGCCCTGCAGGATGTCGAGGCTCGTCTCGCGACGTTTCCGCCGCTGGTTTTCGCGGGCGAGGCACGCGACCTCAAAAAGCAGCTTGCGTCGATCGCGCTGGGCAACGGTTTTCTCCTCCAGGGCGGCGATTGCGCCGAAAGCTTCGCCGAGCACCGCGCCGACAACATCCGCGACTTCTTCCGCGTCTTCCTGCAGATGGCGGTCGTGCTGACCTATGCCGGCGGTGAACCGGTGACGAAGGTCGGGCGCATCGCCGGGCAGTTCGCCAAGCCGCGTTCGTCGCCGACCGAAAAGAAAAACGGCAGCGAGCTTCCGAGCTATCGCGGCGACATCATCAACGGCACCGAGTTCACAGCGGCGGCGCGTATCCCTGATCCGGCTCGCCAACTCGAGGCGTATCGCCAGTCGGCGGCGACGCTCAACCTGATCCGCGCCTTCGCGACGGGCGGCTATGCCGATCTCGAGCGCGTGCATCAGTGGAACATGGGCTTCGTCAAGGATAGCCCGCAGGGCCATCGCTATCAGGAGCTTGCCGATCACATCGCCGAGACGCTGCAGTTCATGCGTGCGTGCGGCATCACATCGGAAAACACGCCGCAACTTCGCGCGACGAATTTCTACACGAGCCACGAGGCGCTGCTGCTCGGCTACGAGGAGGCGCTGACGCGCAAGGATTCGACCAGCGGCGACTGGTACGCAACCAGCGGCCACATGATCTGGATCGGCGACCGTACGCGCCAGCCGGATCACGCGCATATCGAATACTGCCGCGGCATCAAAAATCCGATCGGATTGAAATGCGGTCCTTCGCTCGAACCCGATGGTTTGCTGCGGCTGATCGATCTGCTCAATCCGAAGGACGAGCCGGGTCGCCTGACGCTCATCTGCCGCTTCGGTTACGACAAGGTCGAAGCGCATCTGCCGAAGCTCATCCGCGCCGTTAAGAAGGCTGGGCGCACGGTTATCTGGTCCTGCGATCCGATGCACGGCAACACGATCTCGGCCGTCAATGGCTACAAGACCCGGCCGTTCGATCGTATCCTCAAGGAAAGCCTGTCGTTCTTCGAAGTGCATCGCGCCGAAGGCTCGCATGCTGGCGGCATTCACGTCGAGATGACGGGCCAGAACGTGACGGAATGCACGGGCGGTGCGACGGCGATCTCCGAACAGGATCTGTCGGATCGCTATCACACGCATTGCGATCCGCGGCTCAACGCCGATCAGGCGCTGGAGCTGGCGTTCCTGGTTGCCGAGCAGCTGAAGAAAGAACGCGCAGCCGATGCGCGGCTTGAGCCGAGAACGCTCATCGCTTGA
- a CDS encoding SDR family NAD(P)-dependent oxidoreductase — MTRLSGKIAIVTGAGIGIGQAIAKRFAAEGAHVWVTDINGETAEETVRDIKANGGAATAMVVDVSKGQDLTALVRNVEVAHARADILVNNAGILVRSELRQLSDADWDKLREVNVDAILRLSRDALPLLRKGQNPSIINISSIMAHRGLRPLAAYTATKGAVTALTKGLAVEYAPFSIRVNSIAPGYIETAITNRLLKLPPIKQALIDKTPMGRLGQPEDLVGAAVFFASDDSLYCTGAELFVDGGMAAGL, encoded by the coding sequence ATGACACGTCTCAGCGGAAAAATCGCGATCGTCACCGGAGCGGGAATTGGCATCGGCCAGGCGATCGCGAAGCGATTTGCGGCTGAGGGCGCGCATGTCTGGGTCACCGACATCAACGGCGAAACTGCCGAGGAAACCGTTCGCGATATCAAGGCTAACGGCGGCGCCGCAACGGCGATGGTCGTCGACGTCTCCAAGGGACAGGATCTGACGGCGCTCGTTCGCAACGTCGAAGTGGCGCACGCCCGTGCCGATATTCTGGTCAATAACGCCGGTATTCTCGTCCGAAGCGAATTGCGTCAGCTGTCGGATGCCGACTGGGACAAGCTGCGCGAAGTGAACGTCGACGCCATTCTGCGCTTGAGCCGCGATGCGCTGCCGTTGCTGCGCAAAGGCCAGAACCCGTCCATCATTAACATCTCGTCGATCATGGCGCATCGCGGCCTGCGTCCGCTCGCGGCCTATACGGCGACGAAGGGCGCCGTGACGGCGCTGACCAAGGGCCTTGCCGTCGAATACGCGCCGTTCAGCATCCGCGTGAATTCGATCGCTCCGGGTTATATCGAGACGGCGATCACCAACCGCCTGCTGAAGCTGCCGCCCATCAAGCAGGCCCTCATCGACAAGACCCCGATGGGCCGCCTGGGGCAGCCCGAAGACCTCGTTGGCGCAGCGGTCTTTTTTGCTTCCGACGACAGCCTATATTGCACCGGCGCGGAGCTGTTCGTCGACGGCGGCATGGCAGCTGGGCTCTAA
- the gor gene encoding glutathione-disulfide reductase encodes MQEFEYDLFVIGAGSGGVRAARIAASYGSRVAIAEEYRVGGTCVIRGCVPKKILVYASRFSDEFENAAGFGWSFSEPSFDWPSLIAVKDKEIARLEAAYGSTLAKFNVEVFAERATVSGPNEIVLASGRKITAKYILIATGGRPNLDPNLPGIEHVITSNEAFDLKTMPRRVVVAGGGYIAVEFASIFNGLGADVTLVYRGEKILRGFDEDLRDGLTAAMTKRGIRIVTGQVFSKIEKSGGALAGHLTGGEILEADAIMFAIGRSPNSTGLGLEAAGVKLDGEGAVVVDAGSRTTVASIYAVGDVTNRVNLTPVAIREGHAFADSVFGGKPKSVDYKMIPTAVFATPEIGTVGFSEHEARMQFGAVDIYKGSFRPMKSIIAGRDERMMMKVIVEAASDRVVGVHLLGPDSAEIAQMAAIALRMGATKSDFDQTMALHPSAAEELVTLREKWVAPGEAAG; translated from the coding sequence ATGCAGGAATTCGAATACGATCTCTTCGTCATCGGCGCAGGGTCCGGCGGCGTCAGAGCCGCGCGGATCGCGGCGAGCTACGGTTCCCGCGTCGCAATCGCCGAGGAATATCGCGTCGGCGGCACGTGCGTCATTCGCGGATGCGTGCCGAAGAAAATTCTCGTCTATGCCAGCCGCTTTTCCGACGAGTTCGAAAACGCGGCCGGGTTCGGCTGGTCATTTTCTGAACCGAGCTTCGATTGGCCGTCGCTGATCGCGGTCAAGGACAAGGAAATCGCGCGGCTCGAAGCGGCCTATGGTTCGACGCTCGCGAAGTTCAACGTCGAGGTTTTCGCGGAGCGCGCGACGGTCTCCGGCCCGAACGAGATCGTCCTCGCCTCGGGGCGGAAAATCACCGCGAAATATATCCTCATCGCAACGGGCGGCCGGCCGAACCTCGACCCAAATCTGCCCGGCATAGAGCACGTCATCACCTCCAACGAAGCTTTCGATCTGAAGACGATGCCGCGTCGCGTCGTCGTCGCCGGCGGCGGCTATATCGCGGTCGAGTTCGCATCGATCTTCAACGGCCTCGGCGCCGACGTCACGCTCGTCTATCGCGGCGAGAAAATCCTGCGCGGGTTCGACGAGGATTTGCGCGACGGTCTGACGGCCGCCATGACGAAGCGCGGCATCCGCATCGTCACCGGCCAGGTTTTCTCGAAGATCGAGAAATCGGGCGGTGCGCTGGCCGGGCATCTGACCGGCGGCGAAATCCTTGAGGCCGATGCGATCATGTTCGCTATCGGCCGCTCGCCGAATTCGACCGGATTGGGGCTTGAAGCCGCTGGCGTCAAACTCGACGGAGAGGGCGCCGTCGTCGTCGATGCAGGATCGCGAACGACCGTTGCGTCGATCTACGCCGTCGGCGACGTCACCAATCGCGTCAATCTCACGCCCGTCGCCATTCGCGAGGGACACGCCTTCGCCGACTCCGTCTTCGGCGGCAAGCCGAAGTCCGTCGACTACAAGATGATCCCGACCGCCGTCTTCGCGACGCCCGAAATCGGAACCGTCGGCTTTTCCGAGCACGAAGCCCGGATGCAGTTCGGCGCCGTCGATATCTATAAGGGCAGCTTCCGGCCGATGAAGTCGATCATCGCGGGCCGGGATGAGCGGATGATGATGAAGGTCATCGTCGAAGCCGCGAGCGACCGCGTCGTCGGCGTCCATCTGCTCGGCCCCGACTCGGCCGAAATCGCGCAAATGGCGGCGATCGCGCTGCGCATGGGCGCGACGAAGTCTGACTTCGATCAAACAATGGCGCTGCATCCATCCGCCGCGGAAGAACTTGTGACCTTGCGCGAAAAATGGGTAGCTCCGGGCGAAGCCGCCGGTTGA
- a CDS encoding DUF2059 domain-containing protein → MRSIIAAICLAVAFAVPALADDAQPPVDPARVAAARDLLEVTGVTRQMDGMVEAMSRGFAKGAGAENSEAGKQLSTQFDSGMKKLLEYKDQMISDFAVLYAQTFTEEEMKTVADFYRSGAGAKFIAKTPELMQKGATIGMKYSEKIADEMKAATQPPQPTTPSDQPTPAQPK, encoded by the coding sequence ATGCGTTCGATCATTGCTGCGATCTGCCTTGCCGTCGCTTTCGCCGTTCCGGCGCTGGCCGACGACGCACAACCGCCTGTCGATCCCGCTCGTGTCGCCGCGGCCCGCGATCTTCTGGAAGTGACGGGCGTCACGCGGCAGATGGACGGCATGGTTGAAGCCATGTCGCGCGGCTTCGCCAAGGGCGCTGGCGCCGAAAATTCGGAAGCAGGCAAGCAGCTTTCGACGCAGTTCGATTCCGGAATGAAAAAGCTTCTGGAATACAAAGATCAAATGATCTCGGACTTTGCCGTGCTTTATGCTCAGACGTTCACGGAAGAGGAAATGAAAACCGTCGCCGATTTCTATCGCTCGGGCGCTGGTGCCAAGTTCATCGCCAAAACGCCGGAGCTGATGCAGAAGGGTGCGACCATCGGCATGAAATACAGCGAGAAGATCGCCGATGAGATGAAAGCAGCCACGCAGCCGCCCCAGCCCACGACCCCGTCCGATCAACCCACCCCGGCGCAGCCGAAATAG
- the rpiA gene encoding ribose-5-phosphate isomerase RpiA, whose amino-acid sequence MSSDDWKRQAAEQALSYVEDGMKLGLGTGSTAAKFVDLLGEKVKGGLKVVCVPTSEATRAQAAALGIPLATLDEHPALDLTVDGADEMDEEMRLIKGGGGALLREKIVAVASDRVVIIADSSKRVDVLGRFPLPIEVVPFGLASTQRLIFQMATDAGCDGEIKLRLGAGGAPFVTDNGNHILDCSFGAIDDPEALDDALKLVPGVVETGLFLGIADVGIVAGPMGVEVLSAIDADFDEENS is encoded by the coding sequence ATGAGCAGCGACGATTGGAAGCGTCAGGCGGCGGAACAAGCCTTGAGCTACGTTGAAGACGGCATGAAGCTCGGCCTCGGTACGGGGTCGACGGCCGCCAAGTTCGTCGATCTTCTCGGCGAAAAAGTGAAAGGCGGCCTGAAAGTCGTCTGCGTTCCGACCTCCGAGGCGACACGCGCGCAGGCGGCGGCTTTGGGAATTCCTCTCGCCACCCTCGACGAGCATCCAGCCCTCGATCTGACGGTCGACGGCGCCGACGAGATGGACGAGGAGATGCGTCTGATCAAAGGTGGCGGCGGCGCCCTGTTGCGCGAAAAGATCGTCGCGGTCGCGTCCGACCGGGTCGTGATCATTGCCGACAGCTCGAAGCGCGTCGATGTTTTGGGGCGCTTTCCGCTGCCGATCGAAGTCGTGCCGTTTGGCCTCGCATCGACGCAACGCCTGATCTTTCAGATGGCCACCGACGCCGGTTGCGATGGCGAAATCAAACTGCGCCTGGGCGCGGGCGGTGCCCCCTTCGTGACAGACAATGGCAACCATATTCTCGATTGCTCGTTCGGCGCGATTGACGATCCGGAGGCGCTGGACGACGCTCTGAAGCTCGTTCCGGGCGTCGTGGAGACGGGACTGTTTCTCGGCATCGCCGACGTGGGAATTGTTGCCGGACCGATGGGCGTCGAAGTTCTTTCGGCGATCGATGCTGATTTCGACGAGGAGAATTCATAA
- a CDS encoding HAD family hydrolase yields the protein MKDWTIVFDLDGTLVDTAPDLAEATNYVLKTLGLERVNELEIRRFVGHGALAMIDGAVKAHGRTLPERELHDLFEVFIAYYTAHIADRSIPYPNVVATLEALRSSGATLAVCTNKIEIHARRVLEELDLDGYFSALTGRDSLGSYKPDPRHLTGTIARAGGRPATSIMVGDSETDIRTAKAAQVPIVAVSFGYSVDPVASYGPDAVIDDYKDLTAALDKFAGKTVST from the coding sequence ATGAAAGACTGGACGATCGTTTTCGATCTCGACGGAACACTTGTGGATACGGCGCCGGACCTTGCCGAAGCGACGAATTACGTCCTGAAGACGCTCGGTCTCGAGCGGGTGAACGAACTCGAGATCCGCCGCTTCGTCGGTCATGGCGCGCTCGCGATGATCGACGGCGCGGTCAAAGCGCACGGCCGGACGCTGCCGGAACGCGAGCTTCACGATCTGTTCGAAGTCTTTATCGCCTACTACACCGCACATATCGCCGACCGGAGTATCCCCTATCCCAACGTCGTCGCGACGCTCGAAGCACTGCGCAGCAGCGGCGCGACGCTTGCGGTGTGCACGAACAAGATCGAAATCCATGCCCGGCGCGTGCTCGAAGAACTCGATCTCGATGGCTATTTCTCGGCGCTCACCGGACGCGACAGTCTCGGAAGCTACAAGCCGGACCCGCGACATTTGACGGGCACGATCGCGCGCGCAGGCGGGCGACCGGCAACGTCGATCATGGTGGGCGACAGCGAAACGGACATCCGCACGGCAAAGGCGGCGCAAGTTCCGATCGTCGCCGTCAGCTTCGGATATAGCGTCGATCCCGTTGCATCATACGGACCGGACGCGGTCATCGACGACTATAAGGATTTAACTGCGGCCCTCGATAAATTCGCAGGAAAGACCGTCAGTACGTGA
- a CDS encoding DsrE/DsrF/DrsH-like family protein produces MTQKLIIILANTDPCDGEAIGAPIVQAMVAATMSFHVEVICTGTSTKLLKSGVADKIRLKSADTRSIHDFIKEAHAAGVRFYYCSQGLDLGGLHKCDLIPECKGVVGAAHLIEAIMSPDSKVLTY; encoded by the coding sequence ATGACGCAGAAGCTGATCATCATCCTGGCCAACACCGATCCTTGCGACGGCGAGGCGATCGGTGCACCGATCGTCCAGGCGATGGTCGCCGCGACGATGTCATTTCATGTCGAGGTCATCTGCACCGGGACGTCGACAAAACTTCTGAAGTCCGGTGTCGCGGATAAAATCCGCCTCAAATCCGCCGATACGCGCTCGATCCACGACTTCATCAAGGAAGCGCACGCTGCCGGCGTGAGATTTTATTACTGCTCGCAGGGCCTCGATCTCGGAGGCCTTCACAAATGCGATCTGATCCCGGAATGCAAAGGTGTCGTCGGTGCGGCGCATCTGATCGAGGCGATCATGTCCCCCGATAGCAAAGTGCTCACGTACTGA
- a CDS encoding efflux RND transporter permease subunit: MQLETPPRPFPMSLGLNKLGLIGLRIPWLTAALILLITAIAATGLMRLKVDDSLSELFRTNTPEFKTYEEIDRRFPSSEYDVLVVVEGEKLLTHEGLAAFANAAADLQLADGVDGIVSMLSARGKPDSTGYAPPVVPDDLPQDKAAFDAIISALKNNDIVKGKFLSNDGQLALMVLALDRGVVAEKSAKTVIGAIEQVAKEDLNPAGLSVKLAGAPVMQLEIRNSVERDQIVYNGLGLLFGATIAAIFFRRVSLMLVAALPPVIAVIWSLGLLGWLGFKLNLFLNVMTPLIMVMGFADSMQMVSAIRIRLREGDTKLEAVKFAINVVGPACVLAHGAALLSFLALLFSESGLIRTFGEAGAMAVCISFVAVIVVLPMLALLFIRNEKSLAREHSPADRMMDALGNFVGVVVDRVVKHSVLYTLLGFALFGIFAYLHLQLEPRYRLADQVPDREQALAATGRIDSKLTGANPFHVMIRWKNGASLYDPTTLKVIEETHASLEKSAGLGNVWSLESLRRWLRENGDDSVETIKKYVGLLPEHLVRRFIAKEQDAVLVTGRLPDVDASQILPVVHKVDQALDPIRAQFPQYEISVTGLPALAARNSYRMISQLDESIPLCVLVAAVLLAIAFRSVFVGFISLLPGLFPVVTSGALLWYLNGGLEFASVVALLVVFGLGVDALIHFLNRLRLEEGPGVSPEVAIRNARVLVGPAIILTTIVLAFGLGVTVFSDLPSLRLFGFVCGVTLVASLVADLVFLPASILVYRRYISRHF; this comes from the coding sequence TTGCAGCTCGAGACGCCGCCACGTCCGTTTCCGATGTCGCTGGGTTTGAATAAGCTGGGCTTGATCGGGCTCCGGATTCCCTGGCTGACCGCGGCTCTCATCCTCCTCATCACCGCGATCGCGGCAACAGGCCTGATGCGGTTGAAGGTCGACGACAGCTTGTCCGAGCTGTTCCGCACCAACACGCCCGAATTCAAGACCTACGAAGAAATCGATCGCCGCTTTCCGTCGAGCGAATACGACGTGCTGGTCGTCGTCGAAGGCGAGAAGCTTTTGACGCATGAAGGCCTCGCCGCGTTCGCGAACGCGGCCGCCGACTTGCAACTTGCCGATGGCGTCGATGGCATCGTCTCGATGCTCTCGGCGCGTGGCAAGCCGGACTCGACCGGCTATGCGCCGCCCGTCGTGCCCGACGATCTGCCCCAGGACAAAGCCGCCTTCGACGCGATCATCTCGGCGCTGAAGAACAACGACATCGTCAAAGGCAAGTTTCTGTCCAATGACGGTCAGCTTGCGTTGATGGTGCTGGCGCTCGATCGTGGCGTCGTTGCCGAAAAGTCCGCGAAAACCGTCATCGGCGCGATCGAGCAGGTCGCGAAAGAGGATCTCAATCCCGCCGGTCTTTCGGTCAAGCTCGCCGGTGCGCCGGTGATGCAACTCGAGATCCGCAATTCGGTCGAGCGCGACCAGATCGTCTATAACGGCCTCGGCCTGCTGTTCGGCGCGACGATTGCTGCGATCTTCTTTCGCCGCGTTTCTCTGATGCTGGTCGCCGCCCTGCCGCCGGTCATCGCGGTGATTTGGTCGCTCGGGCTTCTGGGCTGGCTGGGGTTCAAGCTCAACCTGTTTCTGAATGTGATGACGCCGCTCATCATGGTGATGGGCTTCGCCGACAGCATGCAGATGGTGTCCGCGATCCGCATCCGGTTGCGTGAGGGCGACACCAAGCTCGAAGCGGTGAAATTCGCGATCAACGTCGTTGGCCCTGCGTGCGTTCTAGCGCACGGGGCGGCGCTGCTGTCGTTCCTGGCGCTGTTGTTCTCGGAGTCGGGCCTCATCCGCACGTTCGGCGAAGCCGGAGCGATGGCGGTCTGCATCTCGTTCGTCGCCGTCATCGTCGTGCTGCCGATGCTGGCGCTGCTGTTCATTCGCAACGAGAAGTCGCTGGCGCGCGAACATTCGCCCGCCGACCGGATGATGGATGCGCTCGGCAACTTCGTCGGCGTCGTCGTCGATCGCGTCGTCAAGCATTCCGTACTTTACACACTCCTCGGCTTTGCGCTGTTCGGCATCTTCGCGTACCTGCACCTGCAGCTCGAGCCGCGCTATCGCCTCGCCGATCAGGTCCCGGACCGCGAGCAGGCGCTCGCCGCGACCGGCCGCATCGACTCTAAACTCACCGGCGCCAACCCGTTCCACGTCATGATCCGCTGGAAAAACGGCGCCAGCCTTTACGACCCCACGACCCTCAAGGTCATCGAGGAAACGCACGCTTCGCTGGAGAAATCGGCAGGCCTCGGCAACGTCTGGTCGCTGGAAAGCCTCAGGCGATGGCTGCGCGAGAATGGCGACGACAGCGTTGAGACGATCAAGAAATACGTGGGCCTGCTGCCCGAACATCTGGTCCGTCGCTTCATTGCCAAGGAGCAGGACGCAGTCCTTGTGACGGGACGGTTGCCCGACGTCGACGCGAGCCAGATTCTGCCAGTGGTCCATAAGGTCGATCAGGCGCTCGATCCGATCCGCGCGCAGTTCCCGCAGTATGAGATTTCCGTGACCGGTCTGCCGGCGCTCGCCGCGCGCAACAGCTACCGCATGATCTCGCAGCTCGATGAGAGCATTCCGCTTTGCGTGCTGGTCGCGGCCGTGCTTCTCGCGATCGCATTCCGCTCGGTCTTCGTGGGCTTCATCAGCCTGCTGCCTGGGCTGTTCCCTGTCGTCACGTCGGGCGCACTGCTCTGGTACTTGAATGGCGGATTGGAGTTCGCGTCCGTTGTCGCGCTGCTCGTCGTATTCGGTCTCGGCGTCGATGCGCTCATCCACTTCTTGAACCGGCTGCGACTTGAAGAAGGGCCGGGCGTGTCGCCGGAGGTGGCGATACGCAATGCGCGCGTGCTCGTCGGCCCGGCGATCATCCTGACGACGATCGTGCTCGCCTTCGGCCTCGGCGTGACCGTGTTTTCGGATCTCCCGTCGCTTCGGCTCTTCGGCTTCGTTTGCGGCGTGACGCTGGTCGCGTCCCTCGTCGCCGACCTCGTGTTTCTGCCGGCGAGCATTCTTGTTTACCGTCGCTATATCAGTCGGCATTTCTGA